The sequence GATGGACGACCTCGAATCCCTGGCCAACCGTGGCTACACCGAGGGCTTCCTGCGTCGCCACGTCCACGACGAGTACCAGAACTACGAGCACGGCTATTCCCTCGCCGAGCGCCAGCAGTTCGTTGGCGAGCTCACCGGGGTGGTCCGCCACGGCCTGGCGGAAGTGCGGGTGAAGAACCATTTCGCGGTGGGCGATCGCCTGCAGCTGATGACCCCGCAGGGCAACCAGGACTTCCGCCTGGAGGCCCTGGAAAACCGTTTCGGTGAGCGCAAGGCGGTGGCCCCGGGGGATGGCCACACCCTGTACCTGCCGCTGCCGTCCGACCTGCCCCTGGAGAACGCCCTGCTGCTGCGCTGGTTCTCCAGCGGCAACAGCCGTACTGCGGCGAGCGCCTGACTCCTACAAATCCGAATTCAGCGCCAGGACGCGGTGGCCTGCTCCTCGAGCAGCCGGGCGAACTGCGGCGCCGGCACCGGCGGGCTGATCAGGTAGCCCTGGATCTCGTCGCAATGCTGGCTGCGCAGGAAGCTCAGCTGTTCCTGGGTCTCCACGCCTTCGGCCACCACCATCAGTTCCAGGCTGTGGACCATGGCGATGATCGCGCGGGTGATGGCGGCGTCCTCGCTGCCGGCGGAGAGGTCGCGGATGAAGGTCTGGTCGATCTTCACGTAATCCACCGGGAAGCGCTTGAGGTAGCTCAGCGACGAGTAGCCGGTGCCGAAGTCGTCGATGGCCAGCTTGACCCCCAGCTTGCGCAGCTGGTGGAAGGTGGCGATGACGTTCTCGACGTTTTCCAGCAGGTGGCTCTCGGTCAGCTCCAGTTCCAGCAGGTGCGCCGCCAGGCCGGTTTCCGCCAGCACCTCGCGCACCAGGCTGACCAGGTTGCCCTGGCGCAGCTGATGCATCGACAGGTTCACCGAGACACGGATATCCGCCAGGCCCTGACGCTGCCACTCGCGGGCCTGCTGGCAGGCCTGGCGCAGGACGAACTCGCCGATGGGGGCGATCAACCCGGTTTCCTCGGCCAGGCCGATGAAGTCCCCCGGCGGCACCAGCCCCTGTTGCGGATGGCGCCAGCGCACCAGCGCCTCGGCGGCATTCAGGCTGTTGTCGGCCAGGCACAGCTTGGGCTGGTAGAAGACCTCCAACTGGCCTTCCGCGATCGCCTTGCGCAGCTGGTTCTCCAGTTGCAGGCGCTCCAGGGTGCAGGCCTGGAGGTTGTCGGTGAAGAACTGGAAGCTGTTGCCGCCCAGGTGCTTGGCGTGCTGCATGGCCATGTTGGCCTGGCTGATCAGCGCGGAGATGTCGCGGGCGTTGTCGGGCAGCAGGCTGATGCCCAGGGAGCCGCTGATCACCAGCTCGTGGCCGCCCACGGTCATCGGCATGCGCAGTTTGCCGAGCAGGCGGCTGGCCTGGCGCGCCAGGCTGGCGACGCTGCCATAGGCGTCGAGGATCACCGCGAACTCGTCGCCGGACAGCCGCGCGATGGTATCGGCCTCGGGCACCGCCTGGGTCAGGCGGCGGCTGACCTGGCGCAGCAACTGGTCGGCCACTTCATGGCCGAGACTGTCGTTGAGCACCTTGAAGCGGTCGAGGTCGATGTGCAGCAGGGCCAGGCTACGGCCGCTCTGGCGCGCGCGCTGGCTGGCCTCGTGCAGGCGGTCCTTGAACAGGGTGCGGTTGGCCAGGCCGGTGAGCTCGTCGTAGTTGGACAGGTAGCGCAGGCGTTCCTCGGCTTCGCGGCGAGCGGTGAGGTCGGCGAAGAAGCCGACCACATGGCTGACGCAGCCCCGCGAGTCGCGCACCACGTTGAGCTGCAACCACTGGGGGTAGAGCTCGCCATTCTTGCGGGTATCCATCAGCTCGCCGCTCCAGCTGCCGCTCTGCTCCAGATCCTGGCGGATCAGGTGGTAGCGGCGACGGGTCTCGCGGGTTCCCAGCAGGGTGGCGACGCTATGACCGATCACCTCTTCCTGGCGGTAGCCGGTGACCTGGCTGAAGGCCGCGTTGGCCTGGATCACCCGGTACTCCGGGTCGAGGATGATGATCCCTTCGCTGGCCGCCTCGAACACGGTGGCCGCCAGGCGCTGTTCCTCGTCCTGGGCCTTGCGCGCGGTGATATCGCGACGGGTGCCGAGCATGCGCAGCACCTTGCCGTGCTCGTCCCGCTCCACCACGCGGCCACGGTCTTCCACCCAGACCCAGTGGCCGTCGGCGTGACGCACCCGGTAATCGATGGAATAGCCGTCGGTGCGGCCCTTCAGGTGCTCCACGAGGGCCCGGCGCAGCAGCGGCAGGTCCTCCGGGTGCAGGCGCGGCTTGAGGTCGCTGAGCACGCGGGTGATGTCGTCGCCCTCGATGCCGAAGATCGCCTTGAGCTGCGAATGGTGGACCTCGTCGGTTTCCAGGTTCCAGTCCCACAGCCCCAGTTCGCTGGCCTCAAGGGCCAGCCCCAGGCGCGCCTCGCTCTTGGACAGGGCGTGGCTGGCATCGGCCAGCTCCAGGGTGCGCTGGGCCACGCGCATTTCCAGCTCGCCATGGGCGCGGCGCAGGTCGCGCTCGGCGCGACGGCGTTGTTCCACTTCGCGGCCCAGTTCTTCGTTGAGTCCCTCGGCATGGGCCTTGGCCAGTTCCAGGTTGCCGATCAGCGCCAGGTTCTGGAAGCGCTGCAGCAGGCTGCGCTGCACCAGCCGGTTGACCTGCCAGGCCACCACCAGCAGCGAGACGGTGAGTATCACCCCGAGCACGCCCCAACCCCTGAGCAACGACGTATCCGCCAGCAGCAGGTAGCTGGTGGCGGGAAGCAGGCAGGGCATGGCGAAGGTGAGGAAGGCCGGTAGGCTGACCGCGTAGGCGACGCTGGCGGAGAGGATGGCGGCGGCGATCAGGCCGTAGACCAGCGCCTGTTGCAGGAAGGCGTCCGGCGGCACCAGGGCCACGGCGGCGAACGCCAGGGTCAGGCCGGAGGCGCCGGCGCCGAGGAGAAAGGCGCGGCGCCAGCGCGGGTTGGCCTGCTGCGAGGGCGCCACGTTCTTGAAGGCGGCGACCTGGATCAGGCGCAGGATGGCCAGCAGCACCAGCCAGACCAGCCAGCCGCCGAGCAGCAGGCTGTTGCCCGGCCCCCAGAGCAGATAGGCGCACGCCAGGCCATTGAGCAGCATGAACAGGGTCGGGACCTGGGATCCCTGATAAAGCAGGCGAGTTCGTTCGGCGGCAATATCGGTCGCGAACTGCTGGCGAATCTCGCGGCTGTCGACCAGCGGCGAAGCCTGGTCGGCGGGCATGGAATTGGCGGTCATAGGCGCTTTTTTGTAGTGGTCTGCCTAAGCGAGCCCGGAGCTTACCCGAGCGGGGAGAAGCTGCAATAGCTTTATGCGCGAGGCGGCCAATGGTCGCAGCCGCAACTTTGGCGGGGTCTCTGGTCCGGGCTTCGGCGACCGTCCGGCTGACCATCCGGTCATCGGTTTGCCCTCCCCCGGCCACCCCAATAGAATGCCGCGATGCATGACGATCTCTCCCTCCTCCTGAACTCCCTCAACGATGCTCAACGCCAGGCCGTAGCGGCCCCGTTGGGGCGTCAACTGGTGCTTGCCGGCGCCGGTTCCGGCAAAACCCGCGTGCTGGTGCACCGCATCGCCTGGTTGATCCAGGTGGAGCAGGCCTCGCCCCACTCGATCCTGTCGGTGACCTTCACCAACAAGGCCGCCGCCGAGATGCGCCAGCGCATCGAGCAGCTGCTGGGGATCAACCCGGCGGGCATGTGGGTCGGCACCTTCCACGGGCTGGCGCACCGCCTGTTGCGCGCCCATTGGCAGGAAGCCGGCCTGGCGGAGAACTTCCAGATCCTCGACAGCGACGACCAGCAACGCCTGGTCAAGCGGGTGATCCGTGACCTCGGCCTCGACGAGCAACGCTGGCCGGCACGCCAGGCCCAGTGGTTCATCAACGGACAGAAGGACGAGGGCATTCGCCCGCAGCACATCCAGGCCGGCGGCGACCTGTTCCTCGGCACCATGCTGAAGATCTACGAAGCCTACGAGGCCGCCTGCGCGCGCACCGGGGTGATCGACTTCTCCGAACTGCTGCTGCGCGCCCTCGACCTCTGGCGCGACCGCCCGAGCCTGCTGGAGCACTACCAGCGGCGCTTCCGCCATGTGCTGGTGGACGAGTTCCAGGACACCAACGCCGTGCAGTACGCCTGGTTGCGCCTGCTCGCCAAGGGCGGCCAGAGCCTGATGGTGGTGGGTGACGACGACCAGTCGATCTACGGCTGGCGCGGCGCGCGGATCGAGAACATCCAGCAGTTCTCCAGCGATTTCCCCGATTCAGAGGTAATTCGCCTGGAGCAGAACTACCGCTCCACCGCGAGCATCCTGAAAGCCGCCAACGCCCTGATCGCCAACAACAACGGGCGCCTGGGCAAGGAGCTCTGGACCGACGGCGAGGACGGCGAGCCCATTGGCCTCTATGCCGCCTACAACGAGCACGACGAAGCGCGCTATGTGGTGGAAAGCATCGAAAGCGCGCTGAAAGACGGCATGACCCGCAGCGAAATGGCCATCCTCTACCGCTCCAACGCCCAGTCGCGGGTGCTGGAAGAAGCCCTGCTGCGGGAGAAGATCCCCTACCGCATCTATGGCGGCCAGCGCTTCTTCGAGCGCGCCGAAATCAAGAACGCCATGGCCTACATGCGCCTGCTCGACGGCCGTGGCAACGACGCCGCCCTGGAGCGGGTGATCAACGTGCCGCCGCGCGGCATCGGCGAGAAAACCGTGGAGAGCATCCGCGAGTTCGCCCGCGTCAATGAAGTCTCCATGTGGGAGGCGATCCGCCTGATGATCGCCAACAAGGCCCTGCCCGGCCGCGCCTCGGGCGCCCTGTCGGCCTTCATGGAACTGATCGAGAACCTCACCGCCAAGGCACTGGACATGCCCCTGCACCTGATGACCCAGACGGTCATCGAGCAGAGCGGCCTGGTGGCCTACCACAAGGACGAGAAGGGCGAGAAAGGCCAGGCCCGGGTGGAAAACCTGGAAGAACTGGTCAGCGCCGCCCGCGCCTTCGAGAACAACGAGGAAGAGGAAGACCTCACGCCATTGCAGGCCTTCCTCAGCCACGCCTCCCTGGAGGCCGGCGAGACCCAGGCGGACGCCTTCGAGGACAGCGTGCAGCTGATGACCCTGCACAGTGCCAAGGGCCTGGAATTCCCCCTGGTGTTCCTGGTGGGCATGGAAGAAGGCCTGTTCCCGCACAAGATGAGTCTGGAAGAACCCGGCCGCCTGGAAGAGGAACGCCGCCTGGCCTACGTGGGCGTGACCCGCGCCATGCAGCGCCTGGTGATGACCTACGCCGAGACCCGCCGCCTGTACGGCAGCGAGACCTACAACAAGGTCTCGCGCTTCGTCCGCGAAGTGCCGTCGCCGCTGATCCGCGAAGTGCGGCTGAACAACAGCATCAGCCGTCCCATGGGTGGCGGCAGCCGCCACGGCTCCATCTTCGATGGCGCTGCGGTACCGGAAACCCCCTTCTCCCTGGGCCAGCGGGTCCAGCACGCGCTGTTCGGCGAGGGCACCATCCTCAACTTCGAAGGCGCCGGCGCCCAGGCACGGGTGCAGGTGAAATTCGAGAGCGAGGGCAGCAAGTGGCTGATGCTGGCCTACGCCAAGCTGCAGCCGCTGTAAGCGACCCTCGATCCGTGTAGGAGCGCGCTCGTAGGTTGGGCTGAGCTACGCGAAGCCCAACGATCCGGGCCCAGCATCCTCACGTTGGGCTTCGCTTCGCTCTGCACCAACCTACAGGTATCGCTGCGCTCAACCCATCCTCCGCCCGTCCGGTCCCGTCGCCATCATCGCGCGCTTGGTCATACTCAGTGGCGGAGGTACGTCCATGCCCCGCTCCCCCAGCGCCCAACAGATACTCGATTGCGCCCTCAACCTCGCCGACACCTGCGGCTGGGAACGCCTGCACCTGTTCGAGGTGGCCAGGGAGCTCGAGGTCGGCCTCGACGCCATCGCCAAGCATTACCAACAGAAGGACGACCTGGTGGAAGCCTGGTTCGACCGCGCCGACCTGGCATTGCTGGAGCGCGGCAAGGGCGGCGACCTGGCCGAGTTGAGCGCCGAGAAGCGCCTGGAAGAACTATTGATGGCCTGGCTCGGCGCCCTCGCGAAGCACCGTGAGGTCACCGGGCAGATGCTGCTCTACAAACTGGAGCCGGGGCACGTCCACCTGCAGGTCCAGGGCCTGCTGCGGGTCAGTCGTACCGTGCAGTGGTGGCGCGAGGCGGCGCAGCGGGAAACCCTGCACCTGTGCCGCATCGCCGAAGAAAGCCTGCTCACCGGCGCCTACCTGCGGACCTTCGTCCACTGGCTGCGCCACCCCCTGGAAGACGACGCCGACCTGCGCGCCCTGCTGCGTCGCCAATTGCGTTGTGGTCCCCTGGTGTTCCTACTGCGCAGATGAACGGCATGCCCGGAAACGCCCGACCGAGCTGTGCGACAAAATCCCGAAACATTCTGCCGCTAGCTATCAGGGGCGCGACTGTGCAGCATGGCGCGCGTAGATCCATAACCAAGAGAAGCCTCTGATGCGCCGATTTCTCAGTATTGCCCTGGCCCTTTGCGTCAGCCTGACGCTCAGCCTGGATGTCAACGCCGCCAAGCGTATGGGCGGCGGCAAGTCCTTCGGCTCCGCGCCGACCCACCAGACCCGCCAGGCAGCACCCGCCCAGCAGGCGCCGAACGCCGCCGCTCCGGGCGTCGCCGGTAAAGCGGCCGCCGCCAGTGGCGCGTCCCGCTGGCTCGGCCCGCTGGCCGGCATCGCCGCCGGTGGCCTGCTCGCCTCCATGTTCATGGGCGACGGCTTCGACGGCATGCAGATCTTCGATTTCCTGATCATCGGCCTGATCGCCTTCCTGATCTTCCGCTTCCTGGCCGCGCGCAAGCGTGCCCAGCAGCAGGGCCGCCCGGCCATGGCCGGCCATGCGCCGTTCCAGCGTGAAATGCCGCAGATGCCCCAGCAGCAGTCGCCGATCTTCGGCAGCTCCGCCCCGGTGGCCCAGCCGGCCTTCAACGCCCCGAGCTGGTTCAACGAGCAGCGCTTCATCGAAGCCGGCCGCGAGCACTTCCTGTCGCTGCAGCAGCACTGGGACGCGGCCGAGATGGACAAGATCGCCGAGTTCGTCACCCCGCAGATGCTCAGCTTCCTGAAAGAAGAACGCGCCAGCCTGGGCGACGCCTACCAGTCCACCTACATCGACAACCTGCAGGTGCAACTGGACGGCATCGACGAACTGGCCGACAAGACCGTCGCCACCCTGACCTTCGTCGGCGTCTCCAAGTCCTCGCGCTTCGACCAGGGCGAGGCGTTCAGCGAGAGCTGGCGCATGGAGCGTGTGAACGGCGACAACCAGCCCTGGCTGGTGGCGGGCATCCGTCAGAACTGATCGAGCGTCTTCGCAACAAAAGAACCCCGGGCCTGTCCCGGGGTTTTTCATTGGCGCCGGCCACCGCCCCGCCGCCAGCGGCGGCGAGCGAGGGATCGACGGAACCAGAACGGCGGCGGCACCGGCGGCAGAACACCCTTGAGCTTCTTCATGATTTAGCGAGCTAGAGAAGAACAAGGCGCAAATGGCTGAGGGCGCGGAGTTTACGAGTTGTAAATGAGCAGCCCGAAGCCATTTGCAACGCAGTTATTCCGACGCGCAGCAAATCTTGGCCTTTAGTGGCAGAGCTCGCAGACTTCGGCATCCGGCACCAGCTTCAGGTAGTCGTCCATGCGCATATGCACCAGGTTCTCGTGGTCGCCCGCTTCCAGGTAGATGTCCCGCTGCCGGGTCAGTTGCGGGTCCACCAGCATGTTCATGCCGTAGGCGTCGCCCACGGCGGGCACGGCGCCAAGCTCGCAGTCCTTGAACAGGCGGGCCAGGTCGGCTTCGTGGGTGAGTTGCCAGATCTTCGAGTCCTTGCGCACCTTGCCCATGTCCAGATGGCGGCTGGAAGGAAGCACCGCCATCAGGAAATGACCGTGGCGGTCGTCGAGGATGACCGACTTGGCCAGGCGCTCGGCGGGTACATTGGCCACCCGCGCCGACTCCAGGCTGGTAGCCGAATGCGGGTGCGGCACCAGGTCGAAACGCGCATGCGCCCGTTCCAGGCTGCGCTGCAGGGTTGCGGCCATTCGCATGATGCACCTCCTGTGGATAACCAGGGTGGGGCTGCCTCGGGCAGCGGTTCAGGTGATCAAAGTTTAGTCAGCATGACCCGGCAGGACCGAGCAGTTGGTACTGAAAAGACTGTGCCAAAGCAGCCTTGGGCCTAAGCCCGGCGCATGCCGATGTGGGGGATATCGTCTTCCAGGTACACCTCGGTCACCGAAGTGAAGCCATAGCGCCCGTAATAGCCCTGCAGGTGCGCCTGGGCCGAGAGGTACACCGGCATGCCCGGCCAGCGCCGCCCGGCCTCCTCCAGGGCGCGCTCCATCAACCCGTGGCCCAGGCCACGACCGCGCGCCTCGAGGGAGCTGACCACCCGACCGATGACCACGTCACCGTCCTGGGTGGCCGGGTCCAGCAGGCGCAGGTAGGCCAGGAGCTTGCCGTCCTCCCAGGCCATCAGGTGGCAGGTATCGGCTTCCAGGTCCTGGCCGTCGACGTCCTGGTAGGGGCAGTTCTGCTCCACCACGAACACCTGGCAGCGCAGGGCGAGGAAGGCGTACAGCTCCTCCTTGTCGAGTTCACGGTGGTGTTTGCAGCTCCAGTCGATGGCCATGTCGGACTCCTTGGCGAAAAGCATGAGGATAATGGCTGGCCCGTCCGCGCGGAGTATCACGCCTGCGATTTTCTGTACCGGCGGGCTACTGTATAAAGCGCATCCCAATGCATGAGGGCCTGTCGCCATGGAAGAAGTCATCGAACAGCTGCGCGAACTCAACGAGCCGGTTCCCGTTCCCCTGGAGCTGCCGGACGAGGAGCTGCTGGTGGAAATCGAGGAGCAGATGCTGATCAACCTGCCCTTCGAGCTGCGCGAATTCCTGCTCAAGGTCAGCGACGTGGTCTACGGCCGCCTGGAGCCGGTGACCGCCACCGACCCGCAATCCCATACCTACCTGCCGGAAGTCGCCGCCGTCGCCTGGGACCTGGGCGTGCCCCGCGACCTCGTGCCGCTGTGCCAGGACGGTCGCAACTACTACCTGGTGGATGGCGAAGGCGAAGTCCTGCTGTGGGACGGCGACGAGGGCGAGCTCACCGATGAGAGCTGGGACACCGTCTGGCACTGGGCGCGAGACGTCTGGCTCGCCGACTGAGCCCCGATCGCTCTGCTGCGCGTCGGCGATGCGTTGTCGGAAACAGCCTCGAGATGCTCATTTACAGTCGTAAACTCCGCTCTCTCGGCTGCTTCTTCCTGGCCTCGCTCCAGCTCGCGAGATTCTCGCCCCGGAGTAGGGTCAATGATGACCATCGCGCTTCTGTTCCAGGGTCTCCATCAGGGCGATCTGCATCCGTGAATGCACGCGGATCAGCCAGCGCCAGAGCAGCGCACTGACGCTGGCGGCCACCAGGGCGATCAGCACCAGCAGCTCCAGGGTGGGCAGGATGCTCGCGGAGAGCGCCATCAGCAGCAGCATGATGCCCAGCAACGAGAGCAACGGGATAACCTCGGCGATCACCTTGCGCACCCGCTCGGTGTGGCGGCCGGCCTTGTCCGGGGTCACGCCCATTTCCGCCAGCAGCATGGAAAGCGCCTTGAGCTTGCGGTAGGCGGCGATCAGGAAGGGCAGCGAGAGCAGCAACGCGCCGCCCCAGATCAGCGCCTTCTGCGAGTTGGGCGAAGCCACCCACTGGCTGAGGTACTCGGCCAGGGTGCCGGCGAAGTAGGCGATGCCGAGGAAGATCGCCACCACCAGTGCCAGGTTCACCATCACCTGCAGCAGGATCTTGCGGATCATCCCCGCCAGCACCGCACTCTGGCCCTGGGGCTGGATGCTGCGCAGCCAGTCGCCGTAGTAGCCGAACACCCGCGCCAGCGGGCGCGGCATCACCTTGGCCAGCCTGGCCGAGAGCGGGTCGGCGGCGCGGATCAGGTAGGGCGTGAGCAGGGTGGTGATGACCGACACGGCCACCGCCACCGGATAGAGGAAGTTGCTGGTCACCTGCAGGGTGACGCCCAGGGCGGCGATGATGAACGAGAACTCGCCGATCTGTGACAGGCCCATGCCGACCCGCAGCGAGGTGCGCCCGTCATTGCCGGCGATGAAGGCACCGAGGCCGCAGGAGACCATCTTGCCCAGCACCACGGCGATGGTGATGACGACGATGGGCCAGGCGTACTCCACCAGCACCGCGGGGTCGAGCAAGAGGCCAATGGCGACGAAGAAGATCGCGCTGAACAGGTCGCGCACCGGCTCCACCAGGCGCTCGATCTGCACCAGCTGGCGCGACTCGGCCATGATCGCGCCGATCAGGAAGGCACCCAGCACCATGCTGTATTCCAGCTTCACCACCAGCAGGCAGAAGCCGAAGCACAGGCCCAGCACCGTCACCAGCAGCATCTCGTTGCTTTCGAACTTGGCCACGTAGGCCAGCAGGCGCGGCACCAGCAGGATGCCGATGACCAGGGCGACGATCATGAACAGGCTGAGCTTGCCCACCGTGGCGAAGACTTCGCCGGTTTCCACCGAGCCGCTCACGGCAATACCCGACAGCAGCGCGATGATGCCGATGCCGAGGATGTCCTCGACTATCAGCACGCCGAAGATCAGCTGCGCGAAGCGCTCGTTCTTCATCTTCAGGTCGCTGAGGGCCTTGACGATGATGGTGGTGGAAGAGATCGCCAGGATCGCGCCGAGGAACAGCGAATCCATGGTGCTCCAACCGAAGTAGCTGCCGATCTCGTAGCCGATCCAGATCATCAGCACGATTTCCAGGAAGGCGGCGATGAAGGCCGTGGCCCCGACCCGGAACAGCTTGGCCAGGCTGAACTCCAGGCCCAGGCAGAACATCAGGAAGATCACCCCCAGCTCGGCGAGGGTCTTGATGGTTTCCTCGTCGTGGATCAGCCCGAAGGGCGGCGTATGCGGGCCGATGATGAAGCCGGCGATTATGTAGCCCAGCACCACCGGCTGTTTGAAGCGGTGGCAGAGGATGGTCACCATGCCCGCGACCAGCATGATCACGGCAAGATCCTGGATGAAAGCAACGGCATGCATGGCGACGGACTCCTTCTTCTGCAATGCGCGGCACAGCGGACCCGCGCGCGGGCAACTCGCTCGGCTCCTGTGGAGCCATGTAGGAAATAGGGAAATTCATGCAAGGAACGTTCGCAGATTATCACTGCGACCTGTCTCGCCATGACGGCGCAATATGCAGAAACACTTGCCTGAAGAGTCCTACGGGAACGAGGCCAGCTCGCCCCCGTGGAGGCTGGGTCAGCCGCTGCGGGCCTGGGCGAAGTCCAGTTCCAGCAGGTTGAGGAGGAACTGGCCGAAGTAGGTGAGATCCTGCTCGATGGCGAAGCGCGCGGCCTTGCCGTCGCCATCCTGCAACGCCTTGAAGGCGTCCTCGTGGAAGTCGTTGAGTCGCAGCGAGAGGTCCGCCTCGGTGAACAGGCGGTTGAAGAAGGGGCCGACCTGCAGCCAGAGATTCTCGATGGTGCGCAGCAGGACCGGATTGCCGCAGGCGCCGTAGAGCACCCGGTGGAACTGGCTGTTGTCGGTCAGGTAGCCCTGCACATCGCGCTGTTCGATGGCGATGTCCATGCGCTCCATGCAGCCCCGCAATATCTCCAGCTCATCGCGGGAGAGTCGGCCCGCCGCCGCTTCCACCGCCATGCCTTCCAGCGCCATGCGCACCTGGAAGATATGCTTGAAGCGTTCGCGGGTCATCGGTGGCACGCGCACCGAGCGCTGTGGCTCGCCCTCCAGGGCGCCTTCGGCCACCAGGCGCTGCAAGGCGGCGCGCACCGGCATCGGGCTGGTGCCCCAGGCGGCGGCAAGATCGCGGATCTTCAGCCGCTCGCCGGGTTGGAAATGGCCTGCCAGCAGGCCCTCGCGTAATCGTTGGTAAAGCTGTTCCTGCAGGTTGTCGGCCATGGGCATATCACCGTGCAAGGGCCGGCGGCGCCGGCAGTTGGTTCAGGGTCAGGCTGCAGTTACGCATGTTTTTGGTCGCCTTCTTCGGCAGGTGGGTTGCTGGGTTCACAGGACGATTGCGGAGCGGTGGAGGCTTTCTATCTGGTCTTTCGTCCGATGCTGTGATCACAAA is a genomic window of Pseudomonas resinovorans NBRC 106553 containing:
- a CDS encoding bifunctional diguanylate cyclase/phosphodiesterase; this translates as MTANSMPADQASPLVDSREIRQQFATDIAAERTRLLYQGSQVPTLFMLLNGLACAYLLWGPGNSLLLGGWLVWLVLLAILRLIQVAAFKNVAPSQQANPRWRRAFLLGAGASGLTLAFAAVALVPPDAFLQQALVYGLIAAAILSASVAYAVSLPAFLTFAMPCLLPATSYLLLADTSLLRGWGVLGVILTVSLLVVAWQVNRLVQRSLLQRFQNLALIGNLELAKAHAEGLNEELGREVEQRRRAERDLRRAHGELEMRVAQRTLELADASHALSKSEARLGLALEASELGLWDWNLETDEVHHSQLKAIFGIEGDDITRVLSDLKPRLHPEDLPLLRRALVEHLKGRTDGYSIDYRVRHADGHWVWVEDRGRVVERDEHGKVLRMLGTRRDITARKAQDEEQRLAATVFEAASEGIIILDPEYRVIQANAAFSQVTGYRQEEVIGHSVATLLGTRETRRRYHLIRQDLEQSGSWSGELMDTRKNGELYPQWLQLNVVRDSRGCVSHVVGFFADLTARREAEERLRYLSNYDELTGLANRTLFKDRLHEASQRARQSGRSLALLHIDLDRFKVLNDSLGHEVADQLLRQVSRRLTQAVPEADTIARLSGDEFAVILDAYGSVASLARQASRLLGKLRMPMTVGGHELVISGSLGISLLPDNARDISALISQANMAMQHAKHLGGNSFQFFTDNLQACTLERLQLENQLRKAIAEGQLEVFYQPKLCLADNSLNAAEALVRWRHPQQGLVPPGDFIGLAEETGLIAPIGEFVLRQACQQAREWQRQGLADIRVSVNLSMHQLRQGNLVSLVREVLAETGLAAHLLELELTESHLLENVENVIATFHQLRKLGVKLAIDDFGTGYSSLSYLKRFPVDYVKIDQTFIRDLSAGSEDAAITRAIIAMVHSLELMVVAEGVETQEQLSFLRSQHCDEIQGYLISPPVPAPQFARLLEEQATASWR
- the uvrD gene encoding DNA helicase II, whose product is MHDDLSLLLNSLNDAQRQAVAAPLGRQLVLAGAGSGKTRVLVHRIAWLIQVEQASPHSILSVTFTNKAAAEMRQRIEQLLGINPAGMWVGTFHGLAHRLLRAHWQEAGLAENFQILDSDDQQRLVKRVIRDLGLDEQRWPARQAQWFINGQKDEGIRPQHIQAGGDLFLGTMLKIYEAYEAACARTGVIDFSELLLRALDLWRDRPSLLEHYQRRFRHVLVDEFQDTNAVQYAWLRLLAKGGQSLMVVGDDDQSIYGWRGARIENIQQFSSDFPDSEVIRLEQNYRSTASILKAANALIANNNGRLGKELWTDGEDGEPIGLYAAYNEHDEARYVVESIESALKDGMTRSEMAILYRSNAQSRVLEEALLREKIPYRIYGGQRFFERAEIKNAMAYMRLLDGRGNDAALERVINVPPRGIGEKTVESIREFARVNEVSMWEAIRLMIANKALPGRASGALSAFMELIENLTAKALDMPLHLMTQTVIEQSGLVAYHKDEKGEKGQARVENLEELVSAARAFENNEEEEDLTPLQAFLSHASLEAGETQADAFEDSVQLMTLHSAKGLEFPLVFLVGMEEGLFPHKMSLEEPGRLEEERRLAYVGVTRAMQRLVMTYAETRRLYGSETYNKVSRFVREVPSPLIREVRLNNSISRPMGGGSRHGSIFDGAAVPETPFSLGQRVQHALFGEGTILNFEGAGAQARVQVKFESEGSKWLMLAYAKLQPL
- a CDS encoding TetR/AcrR family transcriptional regulator translates to MPRSPSAQQILDCALNLADTCGWERLHLFEVARELEVGLDAIAKHYQQKDDLVEAWFDRADLALLERGKGGDLAELSAEKRLEELLMAWLGALAKHREVTGQMLLYKLEPGHVHLQVQGLLRVSRTVQWWREAAQRETLHLCRIAEESLLTGAYLRTFVHWLRHPLEDDADLRALLRRQLRCGPLVFLLRR
- a CDS encoding Tim44 domain-containing protein; amino-acid sequence: MRRFLSIALALCVSLTLSLDVNAAKRMGGGKSFGSAPTHQTRQAAPAQQAPNAAAPGVAGKAAAASGASRWLGPLAGIAAGGLLASMFMGDGFDGMQIFDFLIIGLIAFLIFRFLAARKRAQQQGRPAMAGHAPFQREMPQMPQQQSPIFGSSAPVAQPAFNAPSWFNEQRFIEAGREHFLSLQQHWDAAEMDKIAEFVTPQMLSFLKEERASLGDAYQSTYIDNLQVQLDGIDELADKTVATLTFVGVSKSSRFDQGEAFSESWRMERVNGDNQPWLVAGIRQN
- a CDS encoding aminoacyl-tRNA deacylase; protein product: MRMAATLQRSLERAHARFDLVPHPHSATSLESARVANVPAERLAKSVILDDRHGHFLMAVLPSSRHLDMGKVRKDSKIWQLTHEADLARLFKDCELGAVPAVGDAYGMNMLVDPQLTRQRDIYLEAGDHENLVHMRMDDYLKLVPDAEVCELCH
- a CDS encoding GNAT family N-acetyltransferase, which produces MAIDWSCKHHRELDKEELYAFLALRCQVFVVEQNCPYQDVDGQDLEADTCHLMAWEDGKLLAYLRLLDPATQDGDVVIGRVVSSLEARGRGLGHGLMERALEEAGRRWPGMPVYLSAQAHLQGYYGRYGFTSVTEVYLEDDIPHIGMRRA
- a CDS encoding SMI1/KNR4 family protein encodes the protein MEEVIEQLRELNEPVPVPLELPDEELLVEIEEQMLINLPFELREFLLKVSDVVYGRLEPVTATDPQSHTYLPEVAAVAWDLGVPRDLVPLCQDGRNYYLVDGEGEVLLWDGDEGELTDESWDTVWHWARDVWLAD
- a CDS encoding cation:proton antiporter is translated as MHAVAFIQDLAVIMLVAGMVTILCHRFKQPVVLGYIIAGFIIGPHTPPFGLIHDEETIKTLAELGVIFLMFCLGLEFSLAKLFRVGATAFIAAFLEIVLMIWIGYEIGSYFGWSTMDSLFLGAILAISSTTIIVKALSDLKMKNERFAQLIFGVLIVEDILGIGIIALLSGIAVSGSVETGEVFATVGKLSLFMIVALVIGILLVPRLLAYVAKFESNEMLLVTVLGLCFGFCLLVVKLEYSMVLGAFLIGAIMAESRQLVQIERLVEPVRDLFSAIFFVAIGLLLDPAVLVEYAWPIVVITIAVVLGKMVSCGLGAFIAGNDGRTSLRVGMGLSQIGEFSFIIAALGVTLQVTSNFLYPVAVAVSVITTLLTPYLIRAADPLSARLAKVMPRPLARVFGYYGDWLRSIQPQGQSAVLAGMIRKILLQVMVNLALVVAIFLGIAYFAGTLAEYLSQWVASPNSQKALIWGGALLLSLPFLIAAYRKLKALSMLLAEMGVTPDKAGRHTERVRKVIAEVIPLLSLLGIMLLLMALSASILPTLELLVLIALVAASVSALLWRWLIRVHSRMQIALMETLEQKRDGHH